DNA from Lagenorhynchus albirostris chromosome 3, mLagAlb1.1, whole genome shotgun sequence:
ggtagatacatgtcattatacatttgtccaaacccatagaacgtaCAACACTGAGTGAATCCTGACATAAGCTATGGACTtcgggtgataatgatgtgtccatggggaggctgtgtgtgtggcggggagggagcatatggaaaatctctgtactttctcctCAGTTTGCTACGAACCTaatactgctctaaaaaaaaagtctactaaaaaaaagaaaaaaaaatgaaaggcacGCTTGGCTTGTTCCAGAAATAGCAAAGAAACCACTGTGGTTTCTCTCTAGTGGAAGAGAGGGATGGAAAGAGAGGCAGGGGCCTGGCCACCTCTCAGGCCAAGGGAAGAAGTGTGAAAATGCAGTTGTTTGGAGCCATTTAGTGTCCCTTAATGACTTGTCTTTATAAAAGcgtaatgaaatagaaatagttGATGGCTATAATGATGATTCTGTAAATTGAATTATGAATAATATGTTCCATTTTCTagagaaatctttttaaaatgttattactgTATCTACTTCTGTGAGTGAACAGTTTTAAGTTTCTAATACTGGAGTATATTTTCTAGATATCCAAGACCTTTAAGTGGTAGGGTCTTTCCTGCCATTAGGGTGCCACAGGGCCAGGTACCACGTCCCTGTTCTTCATGAACCCCGAGCATTTGCTCGTGCACTGGCGCTGCAAACAACCTCCGAATCCCAACGGTTCCTCAACCACTGCTCTACAGAGCAGTCCAACCTGTCTGTAAATGCCATACTCTCAAACTCCTGGAAGTTTCACACCCAAAATAGATTTTCAGTCTCCCTCTCTATTTGAAAGCCTGAAACGTTGCAagtttcctgctactttaactCTTTAACCTAAGGAGTAACTACCAGATGAATAGTAAGGATGAAACTAAATGTATTTATCTTAAATATTCTAGATTAGCTTCTCAGAAgttactaagtaaaataaattgtattCTAGATGTTTCACAAATGTTGCCTTCATGTTTCTGACCACATAAATTGTTGATGCCGAAATTCAATGAACTCTGTTACTTACTGTGAGAATTGTCCTAACCCAGAATTTTCAGCTACAAATGGTGTAATTCAGAATTTGCTTACTGCATTGAATTAAGGTTTTGCATTAGGGATAAACACTATGGGAGTGATTCTGGTATACTGGGTTGGTGGTTTTGTACAGAATGCTTAGAATACCACAGCTCTTACAATAATTGTATACTCTTCTGGCTTGTTTCCCAGATTTGCTTGAAAAAGGTCAGAGGACAGGATGAAATTAATGACATATGAATGCTAACACCCAATCAGAGGTGTCTTCAAAAGAGTAATTAGGTTAGACAATAAGAGGGGGTTCTGAGAAGAAAAAGCTTTAGGCAAATTATACactgaaggaaaagaagatgTGAAACAAGGCAACTCTAGGAGACTGGAGTTGATTAATATTTCAGGAAGTGATTTTTTtatctacttaaaaataatataaatatagtgAGACAGAGATGAATGGAGAGGGATGGTCACTGATCTCAGACTAGGAGCAGGGGTGTGAACACTGGTACCCTTCCTGGGGCATATACCCCAAGATTGTAATTTAGGACGCCCATTATCTTTATGAAGGAGGACAGAGGTTTTGCTTtccaaaataacaataacaactgcaacagcagcagcaaacaCTTAAACTGTGCTTACCACGAATAAAGCTAGTCATATATTAAGCtctgtttcattttcctcatctataaataggGATTACGTGATTATCAAATCCCCACAGCAAACCTAGGAGTCCAGtaggtaacttgctcaaggtcttaCAGATAGCTATTAACAGGAGGCCGATTGAACCCAGCAGCCTGGCGCGGAAGCTTAAGGTCTCATTCATGTGTCTtagggaggggaagggacacaTGCAAAATGCTAGCTCTCTCTGCACACTTCTTTTAGTGTAAACTCTCCAGTGCCTCCTTCCCCACACCACCCTTAGCCTCTTAATTGGTCAAACACAGCGCCTTTCCTTACTTTGCTCTTGTCATTCTCCCTTTTTTGACCAAAAGCCTCCAGTGGGGAGAAGATGAAAGGGAGCTTCTCCGTCCGTCTACAGCCCCGACACAGGCATCCTTCTCTCTTCTTAGCGCAACGCTAATATTCATTGAAAATCCTTTAACAGACGCATGGGTTAAGTCATTGTAGGAGTATTCAATGAGCGCTCAGAGTGGAAACGCTTATCAGCAACGCAAACATTTACTTACTTTCTAGGATACGTTTTTTAACTTAAAAGCCTAAAAAAGTCTCAGACAATTCACTTCTGAATAGAAACCTTCACCCGCAGCTCTCACCGCTGAGCCTCACTGCGCGTCACAGGCCACAAGGCGGCAGTGGCAGCTACGGAGTCGGACCCGGGGGCGGGCGCGGCGGCTCGGCCATCGCTTGCTCTCGCCTGGCGCGCGGCTCTCGGCCGTGGATTAGCGTAGCTGGGGACGTGGGAGGCCGCGGGCCCCGCCCCCAACCGGCCGCGGCGGCCGCCCAGCGCGGCAGTCAGCGCTACAAGCCGAGCGGCGCGGAGGGCGCGGAGGGTGCGACCGGCGGGCAGGGGCACAGGAGTGTGCGCCGCCTTCGGGGCTTCTCTCCGCGCGCCAGGGCGCGGGCACCACCGCGGCCCCCTCGGGCCGGCAGCAGGCTCGGGGCGCCAGGAGTCGGGGGCAGCCCTCCGGGGCGCCGGGACCATGGCGCTGCGCGCCCGGGCGCTGTACGACTTCAGGTCGGAGAACCCGGGCGAGATCTCGCTGCGGGAGCACGAGGTGCTGAGCCTGTGCAGCGAGCAGGACATCGAGGGCTGGCTCGAGGGGATCAACAGCCGCGGGGACCGCGGCCTCTTCCCGGCCTCGTACGTGCAGGTGATCCGAGCCCCCGAGCCCGGCCCGGCGGGCGACGGCGGCCCGGGCGCCCCGGCTCGCTACGCCAACGTGCCACCCGGCGGTTTCGAGCCCCTGCCCGCCGCGCCGCCCGCCTCCTTCAAGCCGCCGCCCGACGCCTTCCAACCGCTGCTGCAACCGCAGCAGGCGCCGCCGCCGAGCACCTTCCAGCCGCCGGGCGCTGGCTTCTCGTATGGCGGGGGTGCCCTGCAGCCGTCGCCGCAGCAGCTCTACGGCGGCGGCTACCAGGCCAGCCAGGGCAGCGACGATGACTGGGACGACGAGTGGGACGACAGCTCCACGGTGGCTGACGAGCCGGGTGTGCTGGGCAGCGGCGCGTACCCGGACCTCGACGGCTCGTCGTCGGGGGGCGTCGGCGCTGCGGGCCGCTACCGCCTGTCCACACGCACCGACTTGTCCCTGGGCTCCCGCGGCGGCTCGGTGCCCCCGCAGCACCACCCGTCGGGGGCCAAGAGCTCGGCCACCGTGAGCCGCAACCTCAATCGCTTCTCCACCTTCGTCAAGTCGGGCGGGGAGGCCTTCGTGCTGGGCGAGGCGTCGGGCTTCGTGAAGGACGGGGACAAGCTGTGCGTGGTGCTGGGGCCCTATGGCCCCGAGTGGCAGGAGAACCCCTACCCCTTCCAGTGCACCATCGACGACCCCACCAAGCAGACCAAGTTCAAGGGCATGAAGAGCTACATCTCCTACAAGCTGGTGCCCACGCACACGCAGGTGCCAGTGCACCGGCGCTACAAGCACTTTGACTGGCTGTATGCGCGCCTAGCCGAGAAGTTCCCCGTCATCTCGGTGCCCCACCTGCCCGAGAAGCAGGCCACCGGCCGCTTCGAGGAGGACTTCATCTCCAAGCGCAGGAAGGGCCTGATCTGGTGGATGAACCACATGGCCAGCCACCCGGTGCTGGCGCAGTGCGACGTCTTCCAGCACTTCCTGACCTGCCCCAGCAGCACCGACGAGAAGGCCTGGAAACAGGGCAAGAGGAAGGCCGAGAAGGATGAGATGGTGGGCGCCAACTTCTTCCTGACCCTGAGCACACCCCCCGCCGCCGCCCTCGACCTGCAGGAGGTGGAGAGCAAGATCGACGGCTTCAAGTGCTTCACCAAGAAGATGGACGACAGCGCGCTGCAGCTCAACCACACGGCCAATGAATTTGCGCGCAAGCAGGTGACGGGCTTCAAGAAGGAGTATCAGAAGGTGGGCCAGTCCTTCCGCGGCCTCAGCCAGGCCTTTGAGCTGGACCAGCAGGCCTTCTCGGCCGGCCTGAACCAGGCCATCGCCTTCACCGGAGATGCCTACGACGCCATCGGCGAGCTCTTCGCCGACCAGCCCAGGCAGGACCTGGACCCCGTCATGGACCTGTTAGCGCTGTATCAGGGGCACCTGGCCAACTTCCCCGACATCATCCACGTTCAGAAAGGTAAAGCCTGGCCTTTAGAGCAGGTGGTGTGGAATGTGTTGTTCAGGCTGAAAGGGTGACTTTGACAGAACTACCATCGTCTGTTTCAGATTAATATCCCACAGGTCGGGAATACAGCAGGGATGTGGACAGCCAAGCGGTGCCCTGAGCATAGGGCGGATTGGGGGCCGGTAGCTTCCTCCTTAAAATATTTGCGGACAGGGCGCCGGTACTCTTCAGAGGAGTTTCTGAGAGTACTTTTGATGACAATGCTGTCATTTTAGAGTTTGAATAGTCAGGCAATGAGCTTCTGGAATCTGTAATCTTGTGTCTAGGGTAGAATTAGAAGGGGACCCAAACCATGTTAGGCATCCATTTGGACACTGGTAGTGTCACTTAGTCGTGGGTTTCCGGAAGTGTGGAAATAAGGGGGGGGGAATGGATATCTGCAAATAAAGGTAAGTTCTGCTTTCGCCCTGCACACCACTCAGTCACTGCGTTGGTAGACGTTAGGGTCAGTTCTCTGAGGTACTGGCTGGGGCAGCTTAGGAATTGTCTGCACAGGCTTCTTGCTTGCAACCTTTGTGAGATGAGGTAAAAGACCCACTCTAATTTCAGgaagttttaagaaaattaatctcTTTAGGTTCGGTCATTTTGAGTTTGGAGTCTATTAACAGACTGAAATTAAGAGCATTATTTAGGAGAATGATGCAGGGATGCTACGTAGAATGTATAGAATCTCTGAGTATTGTGTCTGAGAGCAGTGTTTCTGGTATCCCAGTGAGTTAGCTGCCTAGCTGCCTGTCAGAGCTTGTTTTGTTAGTAGTTGTTAGAGTCCCTAACTATTGTTAAAGCACTGAAGTTTGCAGATTGTTTTTTTACAATCTGcaataaataaattaggaattCCTGTCTTAACGTTAGTCACTAACTTCTGATAGCATGCCTCGAGtgagggagaatggggagggggtggagttaGGAGGCAGCCTTGCCTGTGAATGTCTTCTGTTCAgtgtggagagggaagagggagtcaCCTAACTACCTTCCTGAGGTGGTGGAAACCTTGGGCCACCAGGTCTCGCCTTCAGTAATGAGATGCTCACTGCCCTGCCATGTGGGCCAGTCCCTTTACGAACAGCCCTGATCTTTGACCTATTCTTCCTGGTATTGAACTAAAACTTGcctctcttgattctctttctgttCCCTGGAACCACACAAAATAAGTCTGTTCCTTACCAACATGTCAGCCCTTCAGACCTTTGGGGACAGCAGCTTCCTTCCCCTCTGCAGCAGTCCTTCCCCTTCCAAGTATGTGACAGTCTTCTAACTTACCAAAGGGGGGGTCCTTCAGACACGTTGATCTTGGCTTTGCCCCTGATAAAATGCACCCCAAACATCTGCAGTACTAGTTTTAGTAGAGAACAGTAACtttcttggcaatttacattttgTAAGTGCAGTGTAAGGCTGAATTAGCTATTTGAGCAGCCGTATCGCTTTGGACCTGCATTGAAGCTGCATCTACATTCCTTATGCTTTTTTGCATAAATTGCTGTGAACCCTTGACATTTTGGATGGTGCTGGTGCAACTGGCTCTTTGAGCCTTTAATGCAGGACCTTACATTTAAATTCCATTGTGTTACATCAGTGCTGGCCGCCTTTTTAACTGTTTCTGTAAGTTTATGCAAATTGTTGGTAAGTAGTTGAAAGGGTGGAGCCAGGACAGACTCCTGCAGCCACACATGGGTGACTGGCTACTACAGggtttcatccatccattcactggTTTTACTGTCATCAGACCACACACTCAGTCTTGTCAGGTGCTCTGCCGTTGAAATTATTTATTAGAAAAGGTGTGATGTTTGCTCTAAggtctattttgagtttatatgtAGCCTGTTAAACCATatacatagtttatttttttaactctagaACTAAAATTGTTTCCTGCTGGGATTTGAGAAACTTCCTTCATTAAAACCAGTACCATTTTTACGTTGTTTAAACAATTCAAGGGCACTAAACATAACCTTTAGGAACTTCGGAAAAGAACACCAGTTGATGTTCAACGTAGTTTGTTTCTGGGGTATCCTTGGTGTGTAACGTACAGG
Protein-coding regions in this window:
- the SNX18 gene encoding sorting nexin-18 isoform X2, with product MALRARALYDFRSENPGEISLREHEVLSLCSEQDIEGWLEGINSRGDRGLFPASYVQVIRAPEPGPAGDGGPGAPARYANVPPGGFEPLPAAPPASFKPPPDAFQPLLQPQQAPPPSTFQPPGAGFSYGGGALQPSPQQLYGGGYQASQGSDDDWDDEWDDSSTVADEPGVLGSGAYPDLDGSSSGGVGAAGRYRLSTRTDLSLGSRGGSVPPQHHPSGAKSSATVSRNLNRFSTFVKSGGEAFVLGEASGFVKDGDKLCVVLGPYGPEWQENPYPFQCTIDDPTKQTKFKGMKSYISYKLVPTHTQVPVHRRYKHFDWLYARLAEKFPVISVPHLPEKQATGRFEEDFISKRRKGLIWWMNHMASHPVLAQCDVFQHFLTCPSSTDEKAWKQGKRKAEKDEMVGANFFLTLSTPPAAALDLQEVESKIDGFKCFTKKMDDSALQLNHTANEFARKQVTGFKKEYQKVGQSFRGLSQAFELDQQAFSAGLNQAIAFTGDAYDAIGELFADQPRQDLDPVMDLLALYQGHLANFPDIIHVQKGALTKVKESRRHVEEGKMEIQKADGIQDRCNTISFATLAEIHHFHQIRVRDFKSQMQHFLQQQIIFFQKVTQKLEEALHKYDSV
- the SNX18 gene encoding sorting nexin-18 isoform X1 — encoded protein: MALRARALYDFRSENPGEISLREHEVLSLCSEQDIEGWLEGINSRGDRGLFPASYVQVIRAPEPGPAGDGGPGAPARYANVPPGGFEPLPAAPPASFKPPPDAFQPLLQPQQAPPPSTFQPPGAGFSYGGGALQPSPQQLYGGGYQASQGSDDDWDDEWDDSSTVADEPGVLGSGAYPDLDGSSSGGVGAAGRYRLSTRTDLSLGSRGGSVPPQHHPSGAKSSATVSRNLNRFSTFVKSGGEAFVLGEASGFVKDGDKLCVVLGPYGPEWQENPYPFQCTIDDPTKQTKFKGMKSYISYKLVPTHTQVPVHRRYKHFDWLYARLAEKFPVISVPHLPEKQATGRFEEDFISKRRKGLIWWMNHMASHPVLAQCDVFQHFLTCPSSTDEKAWKQGKRKAEKDEMVGANFFLTLSTPPAAALDLQEVESKIDGFKCFTKKMDDSALQLNHTANEFARKQVTGFKKEYQKVGQSFRGLSQAFELDQQAFSAGLNQAIAFTGDAYDAIGELFADQPRQDLDPVMDLLALYQGHLANFPDIIHVQKGRRS